The following proteins are co-located in the Pseudomonadota bacterium genome:
- the amrB gene encoding AmmeMemoRadiSam system protein B has protein sequence MGDLKQCPVFSVQCSVYKPVRIVLCLILMLVLSGLSQAQETQLKIRKPVFAGSFYPADKNILNKTIDGYLKEAESKGEKLPGHIIGIIVPHAGYEYSGRVASSVYCQLRGKEYKTVILLGSSHQIPFMGISIYPSGLWETPFGNVQIDQDIGRILTEKCKSIKPFSPAFEREHSLEVQLPFLQKTLKSFKIVPLVIGNLDENDYKTLSEALFTILKQNPKGVLIVASSDMSHFHSYNKAYQMDNLALKDIEELNIEKLAVDLNKGQCELCGSQGVIVLMMIAKKLGAEVKILNYANSGDVTMDKNRVVGYGAIAFSYPENDHGLNKKEQNILLTIARKTLEEYISKGDILQFEIKDKKLLGKRGAFVTLTKNGELRGCVGYIAPIAPLYKAVSDMTIAASTRDMRFPPVSGEELKNIHIEISVLSPLKLVTNVNEIEVGKHGLYISRGNYSGLLLPQVATSYMWNREEFLRQTCLKAGLSPNTWKEKGTNIYIFSAQIFSE, from the coding sequence ATGGGCGATTTAAAGCAGTGTCCGGTGTTCAGTGTTCAATGTTCAGTTTATAAACCAGTACGCATCGTTCTATGTCTCATTCTCATGCTTGTTTTATCAGGCCTGAGCCAGGCTCAGGAGACACAGTTGAAAATCCGTAAACCAGTTTTTGCAGGTTCTTTTTATCCTGCGGACAAAAATATCCTGAATAAGACAATAGATGGCTATTTAAAAGAGGCAGAAAGCAAAGGTGAAAAATTGCCCGGCCATATTATCGGCATAATTGTCCCTCATGCAGGTTATGAGTATTCAGGAAGGGTTGCATCATCTGTATATTGCCAGCTAAGGGGAAAAGAATATAAAACAGTAATACTTCTTGGCTCAAGCCACCAGATACCCTTTATGGGAATTTCAATCTATCCTTCAGGCTTATGGGAAACCCCTTTTGGGAATGTGCAAATCGATCAGGATATTGGGCGCATACTTACTGAAAAATGCAAATCCATCAAACCTTTCTCCCCTGCCTTCGAACGCGAACATTCCCTTGAAGTCCAGCTACCATTTCTGCAAAAAACCCTCAAAAGCTTTAAAATCGTCCCGCTGGTTATAGGAAATTTAGATGAAAATGATTATAAAACACTTTCTGAAGCACTTTTTACTATATTAAAGCAAAACCCAAAAGGCGTTCTTATCGTAGCCTCTTCAGATATGTCTCACTTCCATTCGTATAATAAGGCCTACCAAATGGATAACCTTGCACTAAAAGATATCGAAGAATTGAACATAGAAAAACTGGCTGTTGATTTAAATAAAGGACAGTGTGAACTATGCGGTTCCCAGGGGGTAATTGTACTCATGATGATCGCAAAGAAACTTGGTGCTGAAGTGAAAATTCTGAACTACGCAAATTCCGGAGATGTCACAATGGATAAAAACAGGGTGGTCGGATATGGAGCTATTGCCTTTTCCTATCCCGAGAATGACCATGGACTCAATAAAAAAGAACAAAACATATTACTCACGATTGCCCGTAAGACGTTGGAGGAATATATTTCAAAAGGAGATATTCTCCAGTTTGAGATAAAAGATAAAAAACTATTGGGAAAAAGGGGTGCCTTCGTCACACTCACAAAAAACGGGGAGTTGAGAGGCTGTGTTGGTTATATAGCGCCTATCGCACCACTGTATAAAGCAGTTTCAGATATGACTATAGCCGCTTCAACGAGGGACATGCGTTTTCCTCCCGTATCCGGTGAAGAATTAAAAAATATCCATATCGAGATATCCGTACTCAGCCCATTAAAATTAGTCACTAACGTAAACGAAATTGAAGTGGGAAAACATGGTTTATATATCAGCAGGGGAAATTACTCTGGTCTTCTTTTACCTCAGGTTGCCACTTCTTATATGTGGAACAGGGAAGAATTTTTAAGGCAGACCTGTCTTAAAGCAGGATTATCTCCAAATACATGGAAGGAAAAAGGGACAAATATATATATATTCTCAGCCCAGATATTCTCTGAGTAA
- the amrS gene encoding AmmeMemoRadiSam system radical SAM enzyme, with the protein MISRRDFIKIVCLTPLALKLEAKELTSKNSPSLKEALYYQKLDEKKNTVWCLLCPRGCTLSDGESGFCRARKNIKGKLYSLGFASPCAVHIDPIEKKPFFNVLPKSLSFSIASAGCNLRCKFCQNWQISQVSPLETMNSFSPPEKIVSMARTNECKSIAYTYTEPTNFYEYMFETAKIARSKGILNVCHSNGYINQEPLKELSKYLDAANIDLKGFSSAFYNKLCEAELEPVIETIKTLKRSGVWVEITNLIIPGHNDDTKMITNMCEWIKKDVGADVPVHFSRFFPMYKMTSIPPTSVSILEKAREIALKTGLHYPYIGNVPGHPGENTYCPKCKKTLIRRAGYNMLENNLKNGKCKFCGEKIGGIWAI; encoded by the coding sequence ATGATAAGCAGAAGAGATTTCATAAAGATAGTTTGTTTGACCCCTTTAGCCTTAAAACTTGAAGCAAAAGAACTCACTTCAAAGAACAGCCCATCGCTGAAAGAAGCCCTTTACTATCAAAAGCTTGATGAAAAGAAGAACACCGTATGGTGCCTGTTATGCCCAAGGGGATGCACACTGTCAGATGGTGAATCAGGCTTTTGTCGAGCAAGAAAGAACATAAAGGGAAAACTCTATTCCCTCGGGTTTGCTTCACCCTGTGCTGTTCATATCGATCCTATAGAAAAAAAACCTTTCTTTAATGTCCTTCCAAAAAGCTTAAGCTTCTCTATCGCCAGTGCCGGCTGTAATCTGAGATGTAAGTTCTGCCAGAACTGGCAGATTTCTCAGGTTTCTCCACTGGAAACAATGAACAGCTTCAGCCCACCGGAAAAAATCGTATCAATGGCAAGAACAAACGAATGTAAAAGCATTGCCTACACCTATACAGAACCAACAAACTTTTACGAATATATGTTTGAAACAGCAAAGATTGCCCGCAGCAAGGGAATCTTAAATGTCTGTCATTCAAACGGGTATATCAATCAAGAACCATTAAAAGAACTCTCAAAATATCTGGATGCAGCAAACATTGACCTTAAGGGATTCAGCTCAGCCTTTTATAATAAACTATGCGAGGCAGAGCTTGAACCAGTAATAGAAACCATAAAAACACTCAAAAGGTCAGGGGTATGGGTTGAAATCACAAACCTCATTATTCCAGGGCACAACGATGATACAAAGATGATTACAAATATGTGCGAATGGATAAAGAAAGATGTTGGTGCTGATGTGCCAGTCCATTTTTCCCGTTTTTTTCCGATGTATAAAATGACCAGTATCCCACCCACATCGGTAAGTATTCTTGAGAAGGCAAGGGAAATCGCCTTAAAAACAGGGTTACATTATCCATATATTGGAAATGTCCCTGGTCATCCTGGAGAAAACACCTATTGCCCTAAATGCAAAAAGACCTTGATTAGAAGGGCTGGATACAACATGTTAGAGAACAACCTGAAAAACGGGAAATGCAAATTCTGTGGGGAAAAGATAGGGGGTATATGGGCGATTTAA